A window of the Myxococcus fulvus genome harbors these coding sequences:
- a CDS encoding ABC transporter ATP-binding protein, with translation MSEVTLNGIKKSFGSNLIVKGVDLQVGQGEFLVMVGPSGCGKTTLLRLIAGLEQVDAGDVSIGGKRVNDVAPRDRDVAMVFQSYALYPHMTVRENLAFGLTLRKLPQAEIDSRVAEVASMLELGHLLERKPKALSGGQRQRVAMGRAIVRRPQVFLFDEPLSNLDTALRVQMRGELARLHRRLGATMIYVTHDQVEAMTLATRVAVFNGGVLQQVGPPLELYNRPANRFVAGFLGSPAMNFLEARRDGGSLVGKGFTLLSPQDLPAGGERVLVGLRPQDLRVAALGPLSGTVDAVERLGFDGYAFVTTEAGPVAARFDKGTHVSVGDKVALAPVADALHVFSEDGAVALRHPTQRETLEVAS, from the coding sequence TTGTCCGAAGTCACCCTGAACGGCATCAAGAAGTCGTTTGGCTCCAACCTCATCGTGAAGGGCGTGGACCTTCAGGTGGGTCAGGGCGAGTTCCTGGTCATGGTGGGCCCGTCCGGCTGCGGGAAGACGACGCTCCTGCGGCTCATCGCGGGGCTGGAGCAGGTGGACGCCGGCGACGTGAGCATCGGCGGCAAGCGGGTCAACGACGTGGCGCCACGCGACCGTGACGTGGCGATGGTGTTCCAGTCGTACGCGCTCTACCCGCACATGACGGTGCGCGAGAACCTGGCCTTCGGCCTGACGCTGCGAAAGCTCCCCCAGGCGGAGATCGACTCGCGCGTGGCGGAGGTCGCCTCGATGCTGGAGCTGGGGCACCTGCTGGAGCGCAAGCCCAAGGCACTGTCGGGTGGACAACGTCAGCGCGTGGCCATGGGCCGCGCCATCGTCCGGCGGCCCCAGGTGTTCCTCTTCGACGAGCCCCTGTCCAACCTGGACACGGCGCTGCGCGTGCAGATGCGCGGGGAGCTGGCGCGGCTGCACCGCCGGCTGGGCGCGACGATGATCTACGTCACGCACGACCAAGTGGAGGCCATGACGCTGGCCACCCGCGTGGCCGTCTTCAACGGCGGCGTGTTGCAGCAGGTGGGCCCGCCGCTGGAGCTCTACAACCGCCCGGCCAACCGGTTCGTGGCGGGCTTCTTGGGCTCGCCGGCGATGAACTTCCTGGAGGCCCGGCGCGACGGCGGGAGCCTCGTGGGCAAGGGCTTCACCCTGCTGAGCCCGCAGGACCTGCCCGCTGGAGGTGAGCGGGTGCTGGTGGGCTTGAGGCCTCAAGATTTGCGCGTGGCGGCGCTGGGGCCCCTGTCCGGCACGGTGGACGCGGTGGAGCGGCTGGGGTTCGACGGTTACGCCTTCGTCACGACGGAGGCGGGCCCGGTGGCCGCGCGTTTCGACAAGGGCACCCACGTCTCGGTGGGGGACAAGGTGGCGCTCGCGCCCGTCGCCGACGCGCTGCATGTCTTCAGCGAGGACGGCGCCGTGGCCCTGCGCCATCCCACCCAGCGCGAGACGCTGGAGGTGGCGTCTTGA
- a CDS encoding extracellular solute-binding protein, with protein MRRLCALVLLAAAWCAHAAEGPAPLKLWHAYRGGEETALLEATNLFTKETGVRVDLLALPYDAYGAKLTNAIPHGAGPDVFIFNHERLRNFHSQNLVAPTTGPFQRADYFANTVEALEVDGQVFGYPMSLKSLALYVNTKLVPRPPATTAELLALLPTLSNPAEGRFGLAYESGDFYFHAPFLFGFDGKLFDEAGKASFDTPGMARSLAFVKKLQDEKLMPQEVSGALVKTLFNDGRAAMIISGPWFAGEIAPSVSYRVVALPTVSETGTPLRPFLGVEAAFVSARTEQAPRAHQLARFLSLGEASRVRTTVGRQIPADVQAYQLQAVKHDTLISSFREAAVNATPMPNTLEMARVWEPMKLTLRAVLQGGAQPEDAGALADRRYRALHRERPPEANPVPWLGLAGVMALGGTAWVLRRPAPGMTFRQRYPDVARAARYVAPAAVGLLVLVFIPFSVGLGLSLFHHDAGQYTFVGLANFVDILASRGYSITEPLSFYFTLVVTLLWAAVNVVLHVSIGLGLALLLKDPLLKLRGVYRVLLIIPWAVPNYITALMWKGMFHQQFGAINGLLVALGLEPVSWFTRFSTAFAANVATNTWLGFPFMMVVALGALQSIPPELYEAAEVDGASRWTQFRHITLPLLKPAMLPAVILGSVWTFNMFNIIYLVSGGEPGGATDILVSEAFRWAFQRNEQYGFAAAYSVLIFVVLLGWSVFTKRMMRTEEAA; from the coding sequence TTGAGGAGACTCTGCGCCCTGGTGCTCCTCGCGGCGGCCTGGTGCGCGCACGCGGCGGAAGGCCCGGCGCCCCTCAAGCTGTGGCACGCGTACCGGGGCGGTGAGGAGACGGCGCTGCTGGAGGCGACGAACCTCTTCACGAAGGAGACGGGCGTGCGGGTGGACCTGCTCGCCCTTCCCTATGACGCCTACGGGGCCAAGCTGACCAACGCCATCCCGCATGGCGCGGGCCCGGACGTCTTCATCTTCAACCACGAGCGGCTGCGCAACTTCCACTCGCAGAACCTGGTGGCGCCCACCACGGGCCCCTTCCAGCGCGCGGACTACTTCGCCAACACAGTGGAGGCGCTGGAGGTGGATGGCCAGGTGTTCGGCTATCCGATGTCGCTCAAGTCGCTGGCGCTCTACGTCAACACGAAGCTCGTCCCCCGGCCGCCCGCGACGACGGCGGAGCTGCTGGCGCTGTTGCCCACGCTGTCCAACCCCGCGGAGGGCCGCTTCGGCCTCGCGTACGAGAGCGGGGACTTCTACTTCCACGCGCCCTTCCTCTTCGGCTTCGACGGCAAGCTCTTCGACGAGGCGGGCAAGGCGAGCTTCGACACGCCGGGCATGGCGCGCTCGCTGGCGTTCGTGAAGAAGCTCCAGGACGAGAAGCTGATGCCCCAGGAGGTGAGCGGGGCGCTGGTGAAGACGCTCTTCAACGACGGCCGCGCGGCGATGATCATCAGCGGCCCCTGGTTCGCGGGGGAGATTGCCCCGTCGGTGTCCTACCGCGTGGTGGCGCTGCCCACGGTGAGCGAGACGGGCACGCCCCTGCGTCCCTTCCTGGGCGTGGAGGCCGCGTTCGTCTCGGCCCGCACGGAGCAGGCGCCGCGGGCACACCAGCTGGCGCGATTCCTGTCGCTGGGCGAGGCGTCCCGGGTGCGCACCACGGTGGGCCGGCAGATTCCGGCGGACGTGCAGGCGTACCAGCTCCAGGCGGTGAAGCACGACACGCTCATCTCGTCGTTCCGCGAGGCGGCGGTGAACGCCACGCCCATGCCCAACACGCTGGAGATGGCCCGCGTGTGGGAGCCGATGAAGCTCACCCTGCGCGCGGTGCTCCAGGGCGGCGCCCAGCCCGAGGACGCGGGCGCGCTGGCGGACCGCCGCTACCGCGCGCTGCACCGCGAGCGCCCCCCCGAGGCCAACCCCGTGCCCTGGCTGGGGCTCGCGGGGGTCATGGCGCTGGGTGGCACCGCGTGGGTGCTGCGCCGGCCCGCGCCGGGGATGACCTTCCGGCAGCGCTACCCGGACGTGGCCCGCGCGGCGAGGTACGTGGCGCCCGCGGCGGTGGGCCTGCTGGTGCTGGTGTTCATCCCGTTCTCGGTGGGCCTGGGCCTGTCGCTGTTCCACCACGACGCGGGCCAGTACACCTTCGTGGGCCTGGCCAACTTCGTCGACATCCTGGCCAGCCGTGGCTACAGCATCACCGAGCCGCTCTCGTTCTACTTCACGCTGGTGGTGACGCTGCTGTGGGCGGCGGTGAACGTGGTGCTGCACGTGAGCATCGGCCTGGGGCTGGCGCTCTTGCTCAAGGACCCGCTGCTCAAGCTGCGCGGCGTGTACCGGGTGCTGCTCATCATCCCGTGGGCGGTGCCCAACTACATCACCGCGCTGATGTGGAAGGGCATGTTCCACCAGCAGTTCGGAGCCATCAACGGGCTGCTCGTGGCGCTGGGGCTGGAGCCGGTGAGCTGGTTCACGCGCTTCTCCACCGCGTTCGCGGCCAACGTGGCCACCAACACGTGGCTGGGCTTCCCCTTCATGATGGTGGTGGCGCTGGGCGCGCTGCAGTCGATTCCTCCGGAGCTCTACGAGGCCGCGGAGGTGGACGGGGCCAGTCGCTGGACGCAGTTCCGGCACATCACCCTGCCCCTGCTCAAGCCCGCCATGCTGCCCGCGGTCATCCTGGGCAGCGTGTGGACGTTCAACATGTTCAACATCATCTACCTGGTGTCCGGAGGCGAGCCGGGCGGCGCCACCGACATCCTGGTCTCCGAGGCGTTCCGCTGGGCCTTCCAGCGCAACGAGCAGTACGGCTTCGCCGCCGCGTACTCGGTGCTCATCTTCGTGGTGCTCCTGGGCTGGTCGGTCTTCACCAAGCGGATGATGCGCACCGAGGAGGCGGCGTGA